One genomic region from Vitis riparia cultivar Riparia Gloire de Montpellier isolate 1030 chromosome 17, EGFV_Vit.rip_1.0, whole genome shotgun sequence encodes:
- the LOC117904561 gene encoding UV-B-induced protein At3g17800, chloroplastic-like encodes MEAVIATVVPSSFGFSRPTDSISRSTVFNVNRSNSVRFPTQFRFFSGWLNLKPGHRNMAFGCKKCTIVRASASADSSGSAAPIAPLQLESPIGQFLSQILISHPHLVPAAVEQQLEQLQTDRDAEEHKEESSASGTELVLYRRIAEVKANERKKTLEEILYALVVQKFMDANVSLIPTISSSSSDSSDRVDTWPSQDGKLEQLHSPEAYEMIQNHLALILGNRLGDSASVAQISKLRVGQVYAASVMYGYFLKRVDQRFQLEKTMKILPHALDGDKGSVQEALWDKMTPSGSDDSVQTVKSHPEVSSGAGGFTPGGFGHGIKPSRLRNYVMSFDAETLQRYATIRSKEAVSIIEKHTEALFGRPEIIITPQGTIDSSKDELIKIGFGGLKRLVLEAVTFGSFLWDVESFVDSRYHFVIN; translated from the exons ATGGAAGCTGTCATTGCCACTGTTGTTCCATCTTCTTTCGGATTCTCCAGGCCTACCGATTCCATTTCCAGATCGACTGTTTTCAATGTCAATAGATCCAATTCTGTGCGCTTCCCCACCCAATTTCGCTTCTTCAGTGGGTGGCTTAATTTGAAG CCTGGACATAGGAACATGGCTTTTGGATGCAAGAAATGCACAATAGTTAGAGCATCAGCATCTGCTGACTCATCCGGATCAGCTGCTCCAATTGCCCCACTTCAGCTGGAATCTCCAATTGGTCAGTTTTTGTCTCAGATCTTGATAAGCCACCCACATCTTGTACCTGCTGCTGTTGAACAGCAGCTTGAGCAGCTTCAAACAGACCGTGATGCTGAGGAACACAAGGAAGAGTCTTCAGCTTCTGGCACTGAGTTAGTATTATACAG GAGGATTGCGGAAGTTAAGGctaatgaaaggaaaaaaactctTGAAGAAATCTTGTATGCATTGGTTGTGCAGAAATTTATGGATGCCAATGTTTCTTTGATACCGACAATAAGCTCCTCTTCTTCGGACTCGTCTGACCGAGTGGACACATGGCCAAGCCAAGATGGGAAGCTTGAGCAGCTTCACTCTCCTGAAGCCTATGAGATGATCCAGAATCACCTAGCTCTCATTTTGGGGAACCGCTTAGGTGATTCAGCCTCAGTGGCTCAGATAAGCAAACTCAGGGTTGGGCAGGTCTATGCAGCATCGGTGATGTATGGTTACTTCCTTAAGCGGGTAGATCAGAGGTTTCAGCTTGAGAAGACAATGAAAATACTTCCACATGCATTGGATGGGGACAAGGGTTCTGTTCAGGAAGCCTTGTGGGATAAGATGACGCCCTCTGGCAGTGATGACTCTGTCCAAACTGTAAAATCCCACCCTGAGGTCTCATCTGGGGCTGGTGGCTTCACCCCTGGTGGTTTTGGTCATGGGATAAAACCCTCCCGACTTAGAAATTATGTGATGTCTTTTGATGCAGAGACACTACAGAGGTATGCAACAATAAGATCCAAGGAGGCTGTCAGCATCATTGAGAAGCACACAGAGGCATTGTTTGGAAGACCTGAGATTATTATAACTCCTCAGGGAACAATTGATTCTTCCAAGGATGAACTCATCAAGATTGGCTTCGGTGGTTTAAAGAGACTTGTTCTGGAGGCTGTGACTTTTGGTTCTTTTCTCTGGGATGTTGAGAGCTTTGTGGACTCGAGGTACCATTTTGTTATAAACTAA